The Engystomops pustulosus chromosome 4, aEngPut4.maternal, whole genome shotgun sequence genome contains a region encoding:
- the LOC140126108 gene encoding E3 ubiquitin-protein ligase TRIM39-like: protein MASADLREELDCSICLTTYTDPVMLRCGHNFCRVCIDRVLDTQDGSGGYSCPECREEFQERPALMRNFTLMKIIENLLTTQPTPRETGICCTYCVDSPVPAVKSCLHCEASLCDKHLKVHSKSPEHVLSDPSTSLENRRCSVHKEVLKYYCTKENICICVSCSIIGKHNGHNMESLDEASKKKKKKLRNVLQKLITNREETEKRVQSLEESRRKAQEKASGEAERVTALFIDIRRRLDDLEKRVLSDISRQEKEKSLSLSALIQKLEIQKDELSRKMRHIEELCNMTDPLTVLQEPDTGDLCDPEEGGDDEDTGGHDNQRHDVDDLDVTVISDTLHTLCDIISGIRRRIYVEGPGDILLDVNTAANNNLHISDDLKTATWTQEKQNRPETAERFQDYEQVMSSRRFTSGRHYWDVEISRSGWWMVGMCYPSIDRRGRQSYIGDNNKSWCLRRYNNQYYVTHDSNEIRLRDNISSDRFRICLDYEAGELSFYELCDPIRHLHTFTTTFTEPLHAVLCVGEGSMKTLGGGRKWEKPS from the coding sequence ATGGCGTCTGCCGACCTGAGAGAGGAGCTGGACTGCTCCATCTGTCTGACCACTTATACAGATCCTGTAATgctgagatgtggacacaacttctgccgggtcTGTATTGATCGTGTGCTGGATACACAGGACGGGTCTGGAGGTTATTCCTGTCCTGAATGTAGAGAAGAGTTTCAGGAGCGGCCGGCACTGATGAGGAACTTTACTCTGATGAAAATAATAGAAAACTTACTGACTACTCAACCAACACCGAGAGAAACCGGGATCTGCTGCACTTACTGTGTGGactctcctgtacctgctgtgaaGTCCTGTCTACATTGTGAGGCTTCTCTGTGTGATAAACACCTGAAAGTCCACAGCAAGTCACCAGAACACGTCTTATctgaccccagcacttccctggAGAACAGAAGATGTTCTGTCCATAAGGAAGTGTTAAAGTATTACTGTACTAAGGAGAAcatctgtatctgtgtgtcctgcagtataaTTGGGAAACATAATGGACATAACATGGAGTCACTGGATGAGGCTtctaaaaagaagaagaagaaactgaGAAATGTTCTTCAGAAACTGATCACAAACagagaggagactgagaaaagagtccagagtctggaggagagcaggagaaaagctcaagaaaaagcatctggagaagctgagagagtcactgccctgttTATAGACATCAGGAGACGGCTGGACGACCTGGAGAAGAGGGTCCTGAGTGACATCTCCAGGCAGGAGAAGGAAAAGTCCCTCTCACTGTCTGCTCTGATCCAGAAGCTGGAGATACAGAAGGACGAGCTGTCCAGGAAGATGAGgcacattgaggagctgtgtaacatgactgatccactgactgtgttacaggaaccagacacaggtgacttgtgtgaccctgaggaggggggagatgatgaggacacagggggacatgataacCAGCGCCATGATGTAGATgatctggatgtgactgtgatctcagacacattacacacattatgtgacataatatcaggtataaggcgcaggatctaTGTGGAGGGTCCTGGAGACATATTACTGGATGTAAACACGGCtgctaataataatctccatatatCAGACGACCTGAAAACTGCAACCTGGACACAAGAGAAGCAGAATCGTCCAGAAACGGCAGAGAGATTCCAGGATTAtgagcaggtgatgagcagccggagatttacctcaggacgacattactgggatgtggagaTCAGTAGATCAGGGTGGTGGATGGTCGGGATGTGTTATCCCAGTATAGACAGGAGGGGGCGCCAGTCATACATTGGAGATAATAACAAGTCCTGGTGTTTGAGGAGATATAATAATCAGTATTATGTGACACATGACAGTAATGAGATCCGGTTACGTGACAATATCTCCAGTGATAGATTCCGGATCTGTCTGGATTATGAGGCGGGGGAGTTGTCCTTCtatgagctgtgtgaccccatcagacacttacacaccttcaccaccaccttcaccgagCCCCTTCATGCCGTGTTATGTGTAGGGGAAGGTTCTATGAAGACATTAGGGGGAGGCAGGAAGTGGGAGAAACCATCATAA